In Calothrix sp. PCC 7507, one DNA window encodes the following:
- a CDS encoding GNAT family N-acetyltransferase has translation MTVDIRIASREDLPLLIQLYAEMDGESPLQSEQAADIFTEITKISNYHIYLAFQNQEPVGTFSLLYAPTMMHRGYHKFAVLDSVTVTPQVRGQGIGTQMVKAALQLSAEAGCYKVMLSSNIRREKAHQFYQSLGFEQHGWSFKCVLNQLTVNS, from the coding sequence ATGACTGTTGATATCCGCATCGCTAGCCGTGAGGATTTGCCTTTACTGATTCAGCTATATGCCGAAATGGATGGTGAGTCGCCCTTGCAAAGTGAGCAAGCAGCAGATATTTTTACAGAAATCACCAAGATTTCCAACTACCACATTTATCTGGCATTTCAAAATCAGGAACCTGTAGGTACTTTTAGCTTGCTTTATGCTCCCACCATGATGCATCGGGGGTATCACAAATTTGCTGTATTAGATTCAGTCACCGTCACGCCTCAAGTGCGGGGACAAGGGATTGGGACTCAAATGGTGAAAGCAGCGCTGCAACTCAGTGCTGAGGCGGGGTGTTATAAAGTCATGCTGTCTTCTAATATCAGGCGTGAAAAAGCGCATCAATTTTATCAATCGTTGGGGTTTGAGCAGCATGGCTGGAGTTTTAAGTGTGTATTAAATCAGTTAACAGTTAACAGTTAA
- a CDS encoding carbon-phosphorus lyase complex subunit PhnI: MPYVAVKGGEEAIQNAEALLQSRRRGDPEIPELQLEQIEQQLTLAVERVMCEGSLYDRQLAALAIKQSWGDLVEAIFLLRAYRTTLPRFYYSQPLDTSNMQIQRRISAIFKDVPGGQRLGPTFDYIHRLLDFKLIAEGEVPTAPEAEAITEPVPRVIDTLDREGLMQGEGQGAGGREQGERGEQVNNNSSPSSPPPFDLTRQPLTFPAGRDARLQNLARADEGFLLSLAYSTQRGYGRNHPFAGEIRMGEVEVVIFPEELGFEVAIADITVTEVQMVNQFQGSKELPAQFTRGYGLTFGHNERKAMSMALIDRAMRAEELGEAIESPAQNVEFVLSHADNVEAQGFVQHLKLPHYIDFQAELNLVRKIRQKSQELIGRLEVTATQTKPTSVG; encoded by the coding sequence ATGCCGTATGTTGCAGTTAAAGGTGGGGAGGAGGCGATTCAGAATGCAGAAGCGCTACTACAAAGTAGACGGCGGGGTGATCCTGAGATACCGGAACTGCAACTAGAGCAGATTGAACAACAGTTAACTTTAGCTGTAGAGCGAGTGATGTGTGAGGGTAGTCTTTACGATCGCCAATTAGCAGCTTTGGCGATTAAACAATCTTGGGGTGATTTAGTAGAAGCGATTTTCTTGTTACGAGCTTACCGCACAACACTACCCCGCTTTTACTACAGCCAACCACTGGATACAAGCAACATGCAGATTCAGCGGCGGATTTCTGCAATCTTTAAAGATGTGCCAGGAGGGCAACGTTTAGGCCCGACTTTTGACTATATCCACCGCCTACTAGATTTTAAGCTGATAGCAGAGGGTGAAGTTCCCACCGCCCCAGAAGCGGAGGCGATTACCGAACCCGTTCCCCGCGTGATTGACACACTTGATCGTGAAGGATTGATGCAGGGGGAGGGGCAGGGGGCAGGGGGCAGGGAGCAGGGGGAGAGGGGGGAGCAAGTGAACAATAATTCTTCCCCATCCTCCCCACCGCCTTTTGATCTGACTCGCCAACCCTTAACCTTCCCGGCGGGAAGGGATGCGAGACTGCAGAATTTAGCTCGTGCAGATGAGGGGTTTTTGCTATCTCTGGCTTATTCCACTCAACGCGGCTATGGCAGAAATCATCCTTTTGCGGGAGAGATTCGCATGGGGGAGGTGGAGGTGGTGATTTTTCCAGAAGAATTGGGATTTGAAGTAGCGATCGCAGATATTACCGTGACTGAGGTGCAAATGGTTAATCAGTTTCAGGGTAGCAAAGAATTACCTGCCCAGTTCACCCGTGGTTATGGACTCACCTTTGGGCACAACGAACGCAAAGCTATGTCAATGGCGCTAATAGATCGGGCAATGCGTGCTGAGGAATTGGGGGAAGCTATTGAAAGTCCGGCGCAAAATGTGGAGTTTGTGCTTTCCCATGCCGATAATGTGGAAGCTCAAGGCTTTGTGCAACATCTTAAACTCCCCCATTACATTGACTTTCAAGCTGAGTTGAATTTAGTTAGAAAAATTCGACAGAAAAGTCAAGAATTAATTGGGCGACTAGAAGTCACGGCTACACAGACAAAACCCACCTCCGTGGGTTAA
- a CDS encoding fosfomycin resistance glutathione transferase, giving the protein MITGINHITLSVSDLEKSFEFYTKVLGCQAIAKWKRGAYLLAADLWLCLSLDEYTRQSPADEYTHIAFSVPEEGFLEYSDRLIALGVKQWKQNTSEGDSLYILDPDHHKLELHIGSLTSRIAATRKNPYEGMEFFIFDGSF; this is encoded by the coding sequence ATGATTACGGGAATTAACCATATTACTTTGTCGGTTTCTGACTTGGAGAAATCTTTTGAGTTCTACACTAAGGTGCTTGGTTGTCAAGCGATCGCTAAATGGAAAAGAGGGGCTTATTTACTAGCGGCTGACTTGTGGCTATGTCTATCTCTGGATGAATACACACGCCAAAGTCCGGCTGATGAGTATACTCATATTGCTTTTAGTGTTCCTGAAGAAGGTTTTTTAGAATATAGCGATCGCCTGATTGCTTTAGGCGTTAAACAGTGGAAACAAAACACAAGTGAAGGCGATTCACTATACATTCTTGACCCAGATCACCATAAGCTTGAATTACATATAGGTAGCTTAACTTCGAGAATTGCTGCGACTAGAAAAAATCCTTATGAAGGTATGGAGTTTTTTATCTTTGATGGTTCGTTTTAA
- a CDS encoding alpha-D-ribose 1-methylphosphonate 5-triphosphate diphosphatase: MTPQTTIQSTLTKAKIAVQGVDVLTPDGWVKDATVLIADGKFISIDQKNSPNGFDLVNAQGLQMLAGIIDLHGDAFERMICPRPGVNFPLKIAIAENDRNLLAAGITTFFCSITDSYEPGLRSRDSARALIEFILGDGKHVLNCNHQIHIRHEEANTAGHEELCDLMISGRVQILSINDHLPPPGNQQRLSRYLNSVRQRSSMSVEEIAELLTQVGERRHEGHQQIEELVKIAHTHHIPLASHDDDTPEKVALSQQRGVAIAEFPADLALAAQSRAYGAAVLMGAPNLVRGGSHLGLMSVAEAVKHDVLDCLCSDYHYPSLFYAPFKLQELGLMDFAQAWALVSSHPAAAAGISDSKGKIAPGLDADFLLISPNNPLPSAIASVYITGQEVAHYSVKG; encoded by the coding sequence GTGACACCACAGACAACTATTCAATCAACACTAACAAAAGCCAAGATTGCTGTTCAGGGTGTGGATGTATTAACGCCGGATGGTTGGGTTAAGGATGCGACGGTTTTAATTGCAGATGGGAAATTTATTAGTATTGATCAAAAAAATAGTCCGAATGGATTTGATTTGGTGAATGCTCAAGGACTGCAAATGTTGGCGGGAATTATTGATTTACATGGTGATGCTTTTGAGAGGATGATTTGCCCTCGTCCGGGAGTTAATTTTCCTTTAAAAATAGCGATCGCAGAAAATGACCGTAATTTGTTGGCTGCTGGAATTACAACTTTTTTCTGTTCAATTACAGATTCTTATGAACCGGGTTTGCGGAGTCGAGATTCGGCTCGGGCGTTAATTGAGTTTATTTTGGGAGATGGCAAACATGTTTTAAATTGTAATCATCAAATTCATATTAGGCATGAAGAAGCCAATACCGCAGGACATGAGGAGTTGTGTGATTTGATGATATCAGGTCGCGTGCAAATTTTATCCATCAACGATCACCTTCCGCCGCCGGGAAATCAACAACGATTGAGCAGATATCTCAACAGTGTGAGGCAAAGATCATCAATGTCTGTTGAAGAAATTGCCGAATTACTCACACAAGTGGGGGAACGGCGACATGAAGGACATCAACAAATAGAAGAACTAGTGAAAATCGCCCATACTCATCATATTCCCCTGGCTTCCCATGATGATGATACCCCTGAAAAAGTGGCGTTGAGTCAACAGCGTGGAGTAGCGATCGCCGAATTTCCTGCTGATTTAGCTTTAGCTGCACAGTCTCGCGCCTATGGTGCTGCAGTCCTCATGGGTGCGCCTAATTTAGTGCGTGGCGGCTCCCACTTGGGTTTGATGAGTGTCGCTGAGGCGGTGAAACATGATGTTTTAGATTGCCTTTGCTCAGATTATCACTATCCTTCTTTATTTTATGCACCCTTTAAGCTCCAGGAGTTAGGCTTAATGGATTTTGCACAAGCATGGGCGTTAGTTTCCAGCCATCCAGCAGCAGCGGCGGGGATTAGCGATAGTAAAGGGAAAATCGCTCCCGGATTAGATGCCGATTTTTTATTGATATCTCCTAATAATCCTTTACCTAGTGCGATCGCTTCTGTTTATATCACGGGACAAGAAGTCGCCCACTACTCTGTCAAAGGATAA
- a CDS encoding phosphonate degradation HD-domain oxygenase: MKPTLENIIYLFNEKGSQLYGAEAVSQLEHALQCATLAEAAEKSHELITSCLLHDLGHLIHNLGENVAARGIDDRHEHRAIPILSQLFSPAVTEPIRLHVAAKRYLCSVDPTYWESLSPGSKRSLELQGGRFSPEEANTFINQPHAQNAVQLRIYDDLAKVANLSTPDLNHFTQFLTTTLK; encoded by the coding sequence ATGAAACCCACCCTAGAAAATATTATTTACCTATTCAACGAAAAAGGTTCTCAGTTATACGGTGCTGAAGCCGTCAGCCAACTAGAACATGCGCTGCAATGTGCCACATTAGCGGAAGCAGCAGAAAAAAGCCACGAATTAATTACTTCTTGTTTGCTACATGATCTAGGGCATCTCATCCATAATCTAGGAGAAAATGTTGCCGCTAGAGGAATCGACGATCGCCATGAACATCGAGCTATACCCATACTAAGCCAATTATTTAGCCCCGCAGTTACAGAACCAATTCGGCTACATGTTGCCGCCAAACGCTATCTCTGCTCAGTAGATCCCACGTATTGGGAAAGCCTCTCACCTGGCTCTAAAAGAAGCCTAGAACTGCAAGGCGGCAGATTTTCCCCTGAAGAGGCAAATACTTTCATCAATCAACCCCATGCCCAAAATGCTGTGCAGTTAAGGATTTATGACGACTTAGCAAAAGTAGCAAACCTCTCAACACCCGACTTGAACCACTTCACCCAGTTCTTAACCACCACCTTAAAATAA
- a CDS encoding alpha-D-ribose 1-methylphosphonate 5-phosphate C-P-lyase PhnJ, with amino-acid sequence MSSPQTGFNFAYLDEQTKRSIRRAILKAVAIPGHQIPFSSREMPMSYGWGTGGIQVTAAVIGQTDVLKVIDQGADDTTNAVNIRRFFKKVCGVETTEQTTAATLIQTRHRIPETPLKDGQILVYQVPIPEPLRWLEPSAVETGKMHALEEYGPMYVKLYEDVTRHGHIATAYDYPVMVHDRYLMSPSPIPRFDNPKMQMSPALQLFGAGREKRIYAIPPYTKVKSLDFEDHPFTVERWDKACQLCGSTESYLDEVVIDDQGGRMWICSDTDYCNKRRE; translated from the coding sequence ATGTCCTCACCTCAAACCGGCTTCAACTTCGCCTACTTAGATGAGCAAACCAAACGCTCAATTCGTCGCGCCATACTCAAAGCTGTGGCGATTCCCGGACATCAGATTCCCTTTTCTTCTAGAGAAATGCCCATGTCTTACGGCTGGGGAACTGGCGGGATTCAGGTGACAGCTGCCGTAATTGGTCAAACTGATGTGTTAAAAGTAATTGATCAAGGTGCAGACGACACCACAAACGCCGTCAACATTCGCCGCTTCTTCAAAAAAGTTTGTGGCGTAGAGACAACAGAACAAACAACAGCAGCCACCTTAATTCAAACTCGCCACCGCATCCCCGAAACACCACTAAAAGACGGACAGATTTTAGTTTACCAAGTACCCATTCCTGAACCTCTGCGGTGGTTGGAACCCTCGGCTGTTGAGACGGGCAAAATGCACGCCCTCGAAGAATACGGGCCGATGTACGTCAAGCTTTACGAAGATGTCACCAGACACGGACACATTGCCACAGCTTACGACTACCCAGTCATGGTACACGATCGCTATTTAATGAGTCCCAGTCCCATACCGCGCTTTGATAATCCCAAAATGCAGATGAGTCCTGCACTGCAGTTATTTGGCGCTGGACGAGAAAAGCGGATATATGCCATTCCCCCCTACACCAAAGTCAAAAGCCTTGACTTTGAAGATCATCCCTTCACCGTCGAACGCTGGGATAAAGCCTGCCAGTTGTGCGGTTCCACAGAAAGCTACCTCGATGAAGTCGTCATTGATGATCAAGGCGGGCGGATGTGGATTTGCTCAGATACAGATTATTGCAATAAACGTAGGGAATGA